From the genome of Nicotiana tabacum cultivar K326 chromosome 2, ASM71507v2, whole genome shotgun sequence:
CTGCATAACAGTTTATGTTTTCTTCCCTCACTTTCTCTCTTATATTTGTTCTCGAAGGATCTCAAATTGAGTTGAACAATGGTTTGAATTTTCCATTAGCCACTTTAAGAAGATATCTGGTCTTTAAGGTTGCTTTCTCTGCTATTCTCAAGAATTTGATTTTGCATTTTTCACTTGGCAGCTCTGCAGAATTGCCCAGGAGAACCCCGAAATCATGTTTCTGAAAGTGAATTTTGATGCAAATAAGCCAATGTGCAAGGCTTTGAATGTAAAAGTCCTTCCATATTTCCATTTCTATCGCGGAGCTGATGGACAACTAGAGTCCTTCTCTTGCTCACTGGCCAAAGTAAGACATCTGAAAATTTGTTTTGTTTCCCTATTTGGACTTTATTAGCTACCGTTTACCACTTTCATTCAAGATGAATAACCTTTTCTGCGGTAATTATTTATGTAGTTTCAGAAGATAAAAGATGCAATACAATTACATAACACAGCCCGTTGCAGTATTGGCCCGCCAATAGGAGTGGGAGATCTCACTCTTGAACTCCTTTCTGGGACCAAGTGATATACCTGCAGCAGCTTCTGCGTAGAACTGCTTACGTGTTTCATCTCTGTATCAATAGCTTGCACTCGAATAGCCACGTAACCCATCTGTATCTGTGATGGAAACTATATAGtcatttttcattgttggttgctACATTTTGCGCCATTCTAGGTAATGATGTAGTAATATACTCCATTCTTTGAGACGATTGTGGTAGTAATACTTGCAGCATATATAGATGGAATTTTGTTCATTAATTATGTGGAAAAAGTGAGTCGAAAACACTACTTCCTGTCATTTGTGATACTTCTCAATCTGTACTCATGGTATAATGATACACTGTTACCTTTATTTCCTCTTTGATAGTATTCGGGTACATTGTGGACGAACGTGTGGTTTTGATTGTCTTGTCTATATTTACATTAATGGTCTTGTTGCTTTCAATATCAACTATGAATGTGGTATCAGGGCTAGCTGTTAGGAGGACCGATGATTTGAGAATATTTATAGATGAGGAGGAACAAGGCGGCGGTGGTCAATGGCCTACCAACGTGCATTTGAGAGAGACTgcatcttcttcattttcttcataaTGTTATCACATATGTTGTAATTGTAATCACTGTGGCTTTTAATTGTGAAATGGTCAAACCTGCAGCATGTTGTGAACCACCTAAACa
Proteins encoded in this window:
- the LOC107800905 gene encoding thioredoxin-like 2, chloroplastic is translated as MADIMGFSLNSLRFSSSSASNSSLLTSFSSSLNSIQTSNQKLHKRAVSLSDSPSTSVDFVSGITLRPNKRFPAVKLCRIAQENPEIMFLKVNFDANKPMCKALNVKVLPYFHFYRGADGQLESFSCSLAKFQKIKDAIQLHNTARCSIGPPIGVGDLTLELLSGTK